Proteins encoded within one genomic window of Bacteroides sedimenti:
- a CDS encoding AI-2E family transporter, with protein sequence MKMKEQYCKYSLIIILLILGVIVFIRIIPFLTGLMGAATIYVLVRKQMFYLTQKKNVRHTMAAVLMLLEAALCFLIPLSLVVWLLVEKIQNLNLDPQAYIKTIEDIARLVELKTGYNVLNSENISFIASFIPKVGQFIVGNMSNLVVNIFVMLFVLFFMLLKGKEMETYCYDILPFKTTHKERILNKISLMVRSNAIGIPLVAIVQGGVATIGYFIFDAPNPILFGFLSCFASVVPMVGIGLIWAPVVAYMFLTGNWHHAIGLLIYSGIITSTIDNLIRFLLQKKLANIHPLITIFGVIIGLSLFGFMGIIFGPLLLSIFLLCFDIFKQEYLSDDQ encoded by the coding sequence ATAAAAATGAAAGAGCAATATTGCAAATACTCATTAATTATTATTCTTCTGATACTAGGAGTTATCGTTTTTATCAGAATCATACCTTTTCTCACTGGATTGATGGGAGCTGCGACAATATATGTATTGGTCAGAAAGCAAATGTTTTATCTTACTCAAAAGAAAAATGTCAGGCATACAATGGCAGCTGTCCTGATGCTTCTGGAAGCTGCACTCTGTTTTTTAATCCCTCTTTCTCTGGTAGTTTGGCTTCTAGTAGAGAAAATACAGAATCTCAATTTGGATCCACAAGCATACATTAAAACAATTGAAGATATAGCCAGATTGGTTGAATTAAAAACTGGCTATAACGTGCTTAATAGCGAGAATATATCGTTTATTGCCTCATTCATACCTAAGGTTGGACAATTTATAGTCGGAAATATGAGCAACCTTGTAGTAAACATATTCGTAATGTTGTTTGTACTTTTTTTTATGTTACTAAAAGGGAAAGAGATGGAGACATATTGTTATGACATTCTTCCTTTTAAAACCACTCATAAAGAACGAATCCTTAATAAAATAAGCTTAATGGTAAGATCTAATGCAATAGGTATACCTTTAGTAGCAATAGTCCAAGGAGGAGTAGCCACGATAGGTTACTTTATCTTCGATGCACCTAATCCAATCTTGTTCGGTTTTCTAAGTTGCTTCGCATCAGTTGTTCCAATGGTAGGAATTGGACTGATTTGGGCGCCAGTAGTAGCTTATATGTTCCTTACTGGTAACTGGCATCATGCAATAGGATTACTCATCTATTCAGGGATTATAACTTCTACTATTGACAATCTTATAAGGTTTCTACTTCAGAAGAAACTGGCAAATATTCATCCGTTGATTACCATTTTCGGGGTAATCATCGGTCTATCTCTTTTTGGCTTTATGGGGATTATTTTTGGACCATTGCTACTCTCCATCTTTTTGCTTTGTTTTGATATATTCAAACAGGAGTATCTATCAGACGATCAATAA
- a CDS encoding pyridoxal phosphate-dependent aminotransferase, with protein MKNTPIDCKIIDEAINEMHITDLSKATIREVKAIAAKAEEISGVEFIKMEMGVPGLPPSAVGVQAEIEALQNGIASLYPDINGLPALKQEASNFVKAFINVDINPEGCVPVTGSMQGTYASFLVCSQSDEKRDTILFIDPGFPVQKQQLVVMGQNYETFDVYDYRGDKLRGKLESYLSKGNISAIIYSNPNNPSWVCLKEEELKVIGELATQYDVIVLEDLAYFAMDFRTDLSIPYQTPYQPSVAHYTDNYVLLISGSKAFSYAGQRIGVTCISNSLYNRTYPGFVKRYGGGTFGTVFIHRVLYALSSGTSHSAQYAMAAMLKAANEGKYNFLKDVSIYGERAHKLKEIFIRHGFHLVYDKDLDQPVADGFYFTIGYPGMKGCELIKELMYYGVSAISLDTTGSKQEGLRACTSFIKDHQYDQLEERMQLFEKNNPISKK; from the coding sequence ATGAAGAATACCCCAATCGATTGCAAAATCATTGATGAAGCAATCAATGAGATGCATATCACCGATTTATCCAAAGCTACTATTCGTGAAGTAAAAGCCATTGCCGCCAAAGCAGAAGAAATATCAGGCGTGGAATTTATAAAAATGGAAATGGGGGTACCAGGACTTCCTCCTTCAGCTGTTGGAGTACAAGCCGAAATAGAAGCTTTGCAAAATGGAATCGCCAGCCTTTATCCAGATATCAATGGTTTGCCTGCACTTAAACAAGAGGCTTCCAATTTTGTAAAGGCATTTATCAATGTTGATATAAATCCGGAAGGATGTGTTCCGGTAACCGGTTCCATGCAGGGCACTTATGCATCGTTCCTGGTATGTAGCCAGTCTGATGAAAAGAGAGATACCATCCTGTTTATTGATCCCGGATTCCCCGTGCAGAAACAGCAACTGGTGGTGATGGGACAAAACTATGAAACTTTTGATGTATATGATTACCGCGGAGATAAGTTGCGTGGTAAATTGGAAAGCTACCTGAGCAAAGGGAATATTTCGGCTATTATCTATTCCAATCCGAACAATCCCAGCTGGGTATGCCTTAAAGAGGAAGAGTTGAAAGTGATTGGCGAGCTGGCAACACAGTACGATGTGATTGTACTGGAAGACCTGGCCTACTTTGCCATGGACTTCCGAACCGACCTGAGTATTCCTTATCAAACACCATACCAACCTTCGGTTGCCCATTATACAGATAACTATGTACTGCTCATCTCTGGATCAAAAGCCTTCAGTTATGCCGGACAGCGCATCGGTGTGACCTGTATATCCAATTCATTATACAACAGAACCTACCCAGGATTTGTAAAACGCTATGGAGGAGGGACTTTCGGAACAGTATTCATTCATCGCGTACTTTACGCACTTTCATCAGGCACCAGCCACTCAGCACAATATGCAATGGCTGCCATGCTAAAAGCAGCCAACGAGGGAAAATACAATTTCCTGAAAGATGTCAGCATATACGGTGAACGCGCTCATAAGTTAAAGGAGATATTCATTCGTCACGGATTCCATCTGGTATACGATAAAGATCTTGATCAGCCGGTTGCCGACGGATTCTATTTCACCATTGGATACCCGGGAATGAAAGGTTGCGAATTAATTAAAGAACTGATGTATTATGGCGTAAGTGCTATATCTCTTGATACTACCGGAAGTAAGCAAGAAGGACTTAGAG